In the Flavisolibacter tropicus genome, one interval contains:
- a CDS encoding helix-turn-helix domain-containing protein translates to MQAVSTFQWIDASSATQRLVFEAGQEIPGSVHYAIKRFAKPDDWMSEDLGILHYHYTPSNTDQQYVELRFCITGNMYCRQYNEACCARCIHQVQKNCNEKIESIDMFSFVFNASFLNQFSKGKNSHSVLSDEILAFTHTSSFSKPLPLCNKTRAVLEGLVNHNYTDSLANIYVNAQTQMLLLYSLDCIMGEKEINTITCKFLANEADRDKVIRSREILIEHIGEPITIKELSRKVAMNECYLKKGFKQLFGTTIFEFYQSQRMEHAKYLLYEKGLSVTEVSVLLGYSSISHFSTAFKKHTGLKPCELLFR, encoded by the coding sequence ATGCAGGCTGTTTCTACTTTTCAATGGATTGACGCATCATCTGCCACACAACGTTTGGTATTTGAGGCTGGGCAGGAAATACCCGGCTCCGTGCATTATGCTATCAAACGTTTTGCTAAACCAGACGATTGGATGAGTGAGGATTTAGGTATACTCCATTATCATTATACCCCTTCCAATACCGATCAGCAATATGTGGAGCTGCGTTTTTGTATTACGGGCAACATGTATTGCCGACAATACAATGAAGCCTGTTGTGCACGCTGCATACACCAGGTGCAAAAGAATTGCAATGAAAAAATAGAAAGCATCGATATGTTTTCTTTTGTTTTCAATGCCTCTTTTTTGAACCAGTTTAGTAAAGGCAAGAACAGCCATTCAGTGTTAAGTGATGAAATTTTAGCGTTTACGCATACATCTTCCTTTTCAAAGCCTTTGCCGCTTTGCAATAAAACAAGGGCGGTTTTGGAAGGCTTGGTCAATCACAACTATACCGACTCCTTGGCAAACATCTATGTAAATGCGCAAACCCAGATGTTGTTGTTATACAGTTTAGACTGTATTATGGGTGAAAAGGAAATCAATACGATTACTTGTAAGTTCTTGGCCAACGAGGCTGACCGCGATAAAGTGATCCGCTCTCGAGAGATCCTGATTGAGCATATCGGGGAGCCTATAACAATTAAGGAACTGAGTCGGAAAGTAGCCATGAACGAATGCTATTTAAAAAAGGGGTTTAAGCAATTGTTTGGTACAACGATTTTTGAATTTTACCAAAGTCAACGGATGGAGCACGCCAAATACCTGTTGTATGAAAAAGGACTAAGCGTTACGGAAGTGTCTGTTCTGTTGGGATATTCTTCTATTTCTCATTTTTCCACTGCATTTAAAAAACATACAGGCTTAAAGCCTTGCGAACTGCTGTTTCGGTAG
- a CDS encoding bifunctional UDP-3-O-[3-hydroxymyristoyl] N-acetylglucosamine deacetylase/3-hydroxyacyl-ACP dehydratase: MLSDNQTNQEFQHTLTAETSISGVGIHSGQTVNIVLKPADPNTGIVFQRVDLEGKPTVKADVDNVIETNRSTTIEANGARVSTIEHLMAALVGCGVDNVLIEIDGVEIPILDGSSAPFVEIINKVGVKKQDAVKVYYTLQHNITFVDEGKKVEMVALPYHEYRVNTLIDFNSPVLGTQHASMKHISEFQEEIASSRTFCFFHELEFLIQNNLIKGGDINNAIVVVDKPVSDEQVQRISKVFQKEDVKVNEGGILNNLDLRFPNEPARHKLLDVIGDLALVGFPFKAHIIASRPGHASNVEFARKIKEHIKKNKHRQQVPQYDPNKPAVYDVHAIEKKLPHRYPFLLIDKVIEMTEKHVIAIKNVTYNEGFFQGHFPGNCVMPGVLQVEALAQAGGILCIPDDPDHDYDTYFLKVDNCKFKNKVVPGDTLILKMELMNPVRRGICEMKGTIFVGEKIVAEADLVAQIVKKPKVRV; this comes from the coding sequence ATGCTCTCGGATAATCAGACGAATCAGGAATTTCAGCACACATTGACGGCTGAAACATCGATCAGTGGCGTTGGCATACATTCGGGCCAAACCGTAAATATAGTTTTAAAACCAGCTGATCCCAACACAGGTATAGTTTTTCAAAGAGTAGATCTAGAAGGAAAGCCTACTGTAAAAGCAGATGTAGATAACGTAATAGAAACCAACCGTAGCACCACCATAGAAGCAAATGGTGCTCGCGTAAGTACTATTGAACACCTTATGGCAGCCCTGGTAGGCTGTGGTGTAGATAACGTATTGATTGAAATTGATGGTGTAGAAATTCCCATTTTAGATGGTAGCAGCGCGCCTTTTGTTGAAATTATTAACAAAGTAGGGGTAAAGAAACAAGATGCTGTCAAAGTGTACTACACCTTACAACATAATATAACGTTTGTTGATGAAGGTAAAAAGGTAGAAATGGTGGCATTGCCTTACCATGAATACCGTGTGAACACCTTGATTGACTTCAACTCCCCGGTTTTAGGAACACAGCATGCTTCTATGAAGCATATTTCTGAGTTTCAGGAAGAAATTGCTTCATCACGCACATTTTGCTTCTTCCATGAACTGGAGTTCTTGATACAAAACAACCTGATCAAAGGTGGCGATATCAACAACGCCATAGTGGTGGTTGACAAGCCCGTTAGCGACGAGCAGGTACAACGAATTTCTAAAGTGTTCCAAAAAGAAGATGTGAAAGTGAATGAAGGTGGTATTTTGAACAACCTGGATCTTCGCTTTCCTAATGAACCGGCACGTCATAAATTACTGGATGTAATAGGCGACTTAGCGCTGGTAGGGTTTCCCTTCAAAGCCCACATTATTGCCAGCCGACCTGGTCATGCGAGCAATGTAGAGTTTGCCCGCAAGATCAAGGAACATATCAAAAAAAATAAGCACCGTCAGCAAGTACCGCAATATGACCCCAATAAACCAGCGGTATATGATGTACATGCTATAGAAAAGAAACTGCCGCACCGCTATCCGTTCTTATTGATTGACAAGGTAATTGAAATGACGGAAAAGCATGTGATTGCCATCAAGAATGTGACCTACAATGAAGGTTTCTTCCAGGGGCACTTTCCAGGCAACTGTGTAATGCCGGGTGTACTACAAGTAGAAGCATTAGCACAGGCTGGTGGTATATTATGCATTCCTGACGATCCGGATCATGATTATGATACCTATTTCTTAAAAGTAGATAACTGCAAATTCAAGAATAAAGTAGTACCAGGCGATACCCTTATTTTAAAAATGGAACTGATGAATCCTGTACGCCGTGGTATTTGTGAGATGAAAGGAACTATTTTTGTCGGCGAAAAAATAGTAGCAGAAGCTGACCTAGTTGCTCAAATTGTAAAGAAACCTAAAGTACGAGTATGA